GATCAACAATCGCTGCTGGTGCACCGTAGATTTCGAATCCGTCTTCCCCTGTATAACCAGAGCGGGACACAAGAACCGAATGACCTGCTACATCCACATTATCCTGGAATTTAAAATATTTGATTCCCGATAAGTCTGTTGCTGTTAATGTTTGGAGCACTTCTTGAGATAATGGTCCTTGCAGGGCGATTTGAGCATAGTCATCTGACAGATTTGTCACTTTGACATTCTCTTCAACATGCTGCTGTAACCATTCGAAGTCCTTTTCAATATTTGCTGCATTTACACAAAGAAGATAACGGTTCTCTTCCAAACGGTATGTCAGTAAATCGTCCACAACACCGCCATCTTCGTAGCAAAGGGCACTATATTGGGCACCGCCAACTGCAATTTTGGAAATATCGTTAGATAGCATCTTTTGTAAATAAGCAAGTGCATCCGGACCTTCTACGATAATTTCCCCCATATGGGATACATCAAAAAGCCCTGCACGGTTACGTACCGCATCATGCTCCTCTTTAATTGAAGAAAATTGTACTGGTAATTCCCAGCCGCCAAAATCAACTGTTTTCCCACCATACTTTGCGTATTCGTCAAAAAGTGGTGTGCGCTTTAGCATTAATTCATTTGTCATGTTCATTTCCTCCTTTAGTTATGTAGGTTCGTTTTATCTTGCAAAGGGGAAGCAACATTACACGATTGAAATGTAAATCTATCTTTTTATTAGAATCATCAGAATATTTCAGAGCTGATTTCTTCATAAAAAAAAGACAGACGAATCCCCTTTACCGAGATTCTCTGTCCTTGCACCTGAAAGTTACACCTGAATTTGATCCACTATCACAATACAGGCTTTCCCCTTTGGTGGCTGTTTGCAACATTTGCTATTACAGCACTCTCCAGAGTTGCGTCCAATACGAGTCTTTTTGCCTGAGAGATTCATAGCATCGCTATTTGCTCCTTCGGCGACGTGACATCACGTTCTCTCCCCGTACCATCATCCGCGTTAGATTATTTACTTCATGTTATTGCTCTTCTTAGCAATATCCTAACATTGAATATAATGCAAACGCAATCTTTTTTTAATTTTATTCAAAACACGAACATTAACAATAAATATCGATATATCATTCGCCTTTAAGACGTTTTACTTGAAAGCCGATGTACTCAACAATCTGTCTTAATGTTCTCCCGGCTGTCAGTACTTGTATATGACCAGCTAGTCGATAACTCTTTCTTCGTTGGTGATACAGGTTTTCCAATTCTTGCTCCGTTGTCGATTGAACAATGGGACGGTTCTTATCATTCCGAATACGCATATAAATATCTTCAAATTTTGCATCCAGAAAAAATACAAGCCCTGTTTGGCGCATAATTCTCCTGTTTTCTTCATTCACGGCTACCCCACCGCCTGTAGCGATAATGCATGCTTCATCACGGAAATTCTTTAAAAATTCCGTCTCGATTTTTCGGAAGTGTGCTTCGCCGTATTTCTCGAAAATTTCTGGGATCGTCATACCCTGCTGTCTTACAATTTCATGATCCATATCGTAATACGGCATTTTCAAGAAAAAACTTAAACGTCTGCCTATCGCACTTTTTCCGCACCCCATAAATCCAACTAAATAAATTTTACGCATGCTGTTCACCTTCTTCTAATTACGGACTACTTAATTCATTACACCTTCACCTTTATCGTTCTCATTTTGCGTTGTTCATCCAATTGTTTTTGTCAATCATATCGCATAATGTGACATTTTTTCGACTTTGCAAAAAGAAGTCGAACTTTAAGGTAAATTTAGTATATTTATCGTAGCACGAACGTAAATAGATTCCAATGAATTATATACTTTTATTTGCGCAAAATATGCATTTGTATAGAAAACGGCAGCTCCGGAAACGATGAATAATAAAAATACGGCCAAGAGAAATAGTGTACCTTTGTCATTTTGGAGGTAATGGTAATACGAGGTCCCTTTCCCGTTTTGTTCCATCTTTCATCACTACCTTCATGTTCAATTCATTTCCGATAATCGCAAGCTCCCAGTTCTCAACAAAAGGCAGCATAATTTCATTTCCTCCTTTATTCGACCTTTTACGTAAATGCTCTGCAGATTTATCGAAGACAAATAACCGTTCCTCGGGATCATTTAATATTTCAAGTTGCAGCATACTCGAACTGAGCACTTTACCGGATGCGGAATTCATATTGTATTGATGAAGATCATATACGAACAATTCCCAGTTCACTTCATCTTTCATCATTTCAATCTGTCTAAGATCCCGAACCCATAAAAGAATTAGCAGGGTAATCGAACTAAAAAATACAAACACGGTTAACTGAAATAAGCTCTCCAGTAATGTAAAACCCCGCTCATTTAATATTCGCCTCTCCCTCATACACACAGTTCCTCATTCTTATTATTAAGATCATAATGCACACATACTTGGCGCCCGTCATAATGCCATTGAAACTGTACATCGTCAATTTGCTGCATCCCGGATGTTTGTCCATACCGTTTATATTTCATCGCTCCTATAAAAGCTGCTTCCGCTGCATGTGTTTGAACTTTTTGAATGGCAATTTGCTGTTTCATATTAAATGTGAGCGGAATGATTGTCGACGAAAGGAAAAATAAAATGACGACCGCTAACAGTGTTTCAACAAGTGTTAGTCCTTCCTGGCTCATGAAAAACCTCCTTTTCAAAAATTCTCGCTTTCCCGATATTGACGGAGTACTGATAGCTTGTATCCTCAAAGTGATACGTAAGACGACCAAACGCCTGGACGTTCCCCTGGGTATTGAATATGAGCCGGTTATAAGGTGTAGATAAAAACATATCGATAGGCCGCGCTATTTTCTGATCATAAACAATGTCAGCAGTATTGCGCTCCTTTATTCGAATCCACTGACAGTTAAGAATTTCAAAACTATGAGGTGTTCCTTTCTCAATGGATAATAATTGTGTCATGCGAATTAACATCTCATTTTGGTCCATCACCTGCTTTTCTGTGTAGACCATCAACGGTTTTTGTGAAAAATAGAGAATCATTGAACTGATTACTAAAAAAATAAAGAGAACAATAAGCATTTCCATTAATGTAAAACCTTTTTCATCCGTTACAGCTGATTTAATTTTCTGCTTCATCACTACGTTCCTTTTACCAATACAACTTTACCCTCTACAATATCGATTTTCGTATTATCCGGACATTTCAAATCCTTATCCTCTTCATTTTCTTTTTTCATAATATAACCCTTCGTAATTAAATCTGAGACTGAAGCGGGATATTCATTATTATGAAGCTTATACGCCTCGACTTGTCCTTGAAGCATCAGTATATAGGCATCACAACCTTTTTCATCGATCGATGTGAAGTGTTTGGATATATT
This genomic window from Solibacillus sp. FSL R5-0449 contains:
- the comGF gene encoding competence type IV pilus minor pilin ComGF — encoded protein: MRERRILNERGFTLLESLFQLTVFVFFSSITLLILLWVRDLRQIEMMKDEVNWELFVYDLHQYNMNSASGKVLSSSMLQLEILNDPEERLFVFDKSAEHLRKRSNKGGNEIMLPFVENWELAIIGNELNMKVVMKDGTKRERDLVLPLPPK
- a CDS encoding prepilin-type N-terminal cleavage/methylation domain-containing protein; its protein translation is MKQKIKSAVTDEKGFTLMEMLIVLFIFLVISSMILYFSQKPLMVYTEKQVMDQNEMLIRMTQLLSIEKGTPHSFEILNCQWIRIKERNTADIVYDQKIARPIDMFLSTPYNRLIFNTQGNVQAFGRLTYHFEDTSYQYSVNIGKARIFEKEVFHEPGRTNTC
- a CDS encoding type II secretion system protein; its protein translation is MSQEGLTLVETLLAVVILFFLSSTIIPLTFNMKQQIAIQKVQTHAAEAAFIGAMKYKRYGQTSGMQQIDDVQFQWHYDGRQVCVHYDLNNKNEELCV
- the comGC gene encoding competence type IV pilus major pilin ComGC; protein product: MKNEKGFTLVEMLVVLLIISVLILVTIPNISKHFTSIDEKGCDAYILMLQGQVEAYKLHNNEYPASVSDLITKGYIMKKENEEDKDLKCPDNTKIDIVEGKVVLVKGT
- the gcvT gene encoding glycine cleavage system aminomethyltransferase GcvT, coding for MTNELMLKRTPLFDEYAKYGGKTVDFGGWELPVQFSSIKEEHDAVRNRAGLFDVSHMGEIIVEGPDALAYLQKMLSNDISKIAVGGAQYSALCYEDGGVVDDLLTYRLEENRYLLCVNAANIEKDFEWLQQHVEENVKVTNLSDDYAQIALQGPLSQEVLQTLTATDLSGIKYFKFQDNVDVAGHSVLVSRSGYTGEDGFEIYGAPAAIVDLWNKILEAGKDKGVVAAGLGARDTLRFEACLPLYGQEISKDISPLEAGIGFAVKLAKDPQFIGQQALIDQKENGLTRKSVGIEMIDKGIPRHGYKVFKDGEEIGFVTTGTQSPMTKRNIGLALIDAKFTEVGTELEIEVRKNRAKAVVVETPFYKRAK
- a CDS encoding shikimate kinase encodes the protein MRKIYLVGFMGCGKSAIGRRLSFFLKMPYYDMDHEIVRQQGMTIPEIFEKYGEAHFRKIETEFLKNFRDEACIIATGGGVAVNEENRRIMRQTGLVFFLDAKFEDIYMRIRNDKNRPIVQSTTEQELENLYHQRRKSYRLAGHIQVLTAGRTLRQIVEYIGFQVKRLKGE